The following proteins come from a genomic window of Ictalurus furcatus strain D&B chromosome 12, Billie_1.0, whole genome shotgun sequence:
- the st6gal2b gene encoding beta-galactoside alpha-2,6-sialyltransferase 2b: MKKKKHRKLFLVGVVTWVLLSFILFCQNTDSNLIVFCTFVLSPFTRGSMRLIDAPHVENSAGTEQLKEAILPTVSSSMQQDLEESWADKVISGLWMGLASSDMLSSYLQKAKKDYIAINLYRVTYTGHGTKQKDKKKLLCQLKQQKPLKTLTGYEEPFASLGWQKLVPQQPLEQAISGPYRTCAVVSSAGAILNSSLGREIDSHDAVLRFNAAPTEGYENDVGSKTTIRIINSQIMADPQHRFADSHLYKNVTLVAWDPGPYSGNLEAWYKNPDYDLFTAYVERRKRSPSQPFYILHPDFLWNLWDILQSNTEENVHPNPPSSGFIGIILMMSICENLDIYEFIPSKRHTTLCHYYEKYHDFACTLGAYHPLFYEKLFIRRMTKVSLDELMTKGKVTLPGFSQITCSGQQA; this comes from the exons atgaagaagaagaaacatcGGAAGCTGTTTTTAGTGGGGGTAGTAACCTGGGTACTGCTCTCGTTCATTTTGTTCTGCCAGAACACAGACTCCAACTTGATCGTCTTCTGCACTTTTGTACTCTCACCTTTCACCCGAGGCAGCATGAGGCTCATCGATGCCCCCCATGTGGAAAACAGTGCCGGCACtgaacaactgaaagaggctatCTTACCTACAGTAAGCAGCAGTATGCAGCAGGATTTAGAGGAGTCCTGGGCAGATAAAGTGATTAGTGGACTATGGATGGGCTTGGCATCTTCTGACATGCTGAGTTCATATCTTCAGAAAGCCAAGAAGGACTATATTGCTATCAACCTATACAGGGTGACCTACACAGGACACGGGACAAAGCAGAAGGACAAAAAGAAGCTCCTGTGCCAGCTGAAGCAGCAGAAACCACTCAAGACACTGACAGGGTATGAGGAGCCCTTTGCGAGCCTGGGATGGCAGAAGCTGGTGCCTCAGCAACCTCTGGAGCAGGCAATTAGTGGTCCCTACAGAACATGTGCTGTAGTTTCCTCAGCTGGTGCCATTCTCAACTCATCCCTGGGTAGGGAGATTG ATTCTCATGATGCAGTGCTTCGGTTCAACGCTGCTCCAACGGAGGGCTATGAGAATGATGTGGGCAGCAAGACCACCATCCGCATCATCAACTCACAG ATTATGGCTGATCCACAGCATAGGTTTGCTGACAGTCACCTTTATAAGAATGTTACACTTGTGGCATGGGACCCTGGTCCATATTCTGGCAACCTCGAAGCG TGGTACAAGAACCCAGATTATGACCTGTTCACGGCATATGTTGAACGCAGGAAGAGATCTCCATCACAGCCCTTCTACATCCTGCATCCAGACTTCCTTTGGAACCTGTGGGACATACTTCAGAGCAATACAGAAGAGAACGTCCATCCAAATCCACCCTCGTCAGGGTTTATAG GCATCATTCTGATGATGAGCATTTGCGAGAATCTTGATATCTACGAGTTCATCCCGTCCAAAAGACACACGACTCTGTGCCACTACTACGAGAAGTACCATGACTTTGCCTGCACACTGGGAGCGTATCACCCGCTGTTTTATGAGAAGCTCTTCATCAGAAGAATGACCAAGGTCTCTTTGGACGAACTTATGACAAAGGGCAAGGTCACTCTTCCGGGGTTCAGTCAGATCACCTGCTCCGGACAACAAGCGTAA